From Dasypus novemcinctus isolate mDasNov1 chromosome 11, mDasNov1.1.hap2, whole genome shotgun sequence, one genomic window encodes:
- the LOC101417476 gene encoding trace amine-associated receptor 2, with translation MYTFMTGAIFVTVLGNLTMIISISYFKQLHTPTNLLIFSMAVTDFLLGFTIMPYSMVRSVENCWYFGLTFCKIHYSFDLMLSITSIFHLCSVAVDRFYAICCPLHYSTKMTIPVIKRLLLLCWSVPGAFAFGVVFSEAYADGIEGYDILVACSSSCPVMFNKLWGTTLFMAGFFTPGSVMVGIYSKIFAVSREHARAIHSLPESQNHQMKKDRKAAKTLGIVMGVFLLCWFPCFFTILLDPYLNFSTPVVLFDALTWFGYLNSTCNPLIYGFFYSWFRRALKYILLGKIFSSHFHNTNLFTQEETQ, from the coding sequence ATGTACACCTTCATGACAGGCGCCATATTTGTCACCGTGTTGGGCAATCTCACCATGATCATCTCCATTTCCTACTTTAAGCAGCTTCACACACCCACCAACCTCCTCATCTTCTCCATGGCAGTCACTGACTTCCTCCTGGGGTTCACCATCATGCCATACAGCATGGTCAGGTCGGTGGAGAACTGCTGGTATTTTGGGCTGACATTTTGCAAGATTCATTACAGTTTTGACCTGATGCTTAGCATCACATCCATTTTCCATCTCTGTTCGGTGGCCGTTGATAGGTTCTATGCCATCTGTTGCCCTTTACATTACTCCACCAAAATGACCATCCCCGTCATTAAGCGGTTGCTCCTCCTCTGCTGGTCAGTCCCCGGAGCGTTTGCCTTCGGGGTGGTCTTCTCCGAGGCCTATGCGGATGGAATAGAAGGTTATGACATCTTGGTGGCGTGTTCCAGTTCCTGCCCCGTCATGTTCAACAAGCTCTGGGGGACCACCTTGTTTATGGCCGGTTTCTTCACTCCGGGGTCTGTGATGGTGGGTATCTACAGCAAAATTTTTGCCGTCTCCAGAGAACACGCTCGTGCAATCCATAGCTTGCCAGAAAGTCAAAATCATCaaatgaaaaaagacagaaaagccgCCAAAACGTTAGGGATAGTGATGGGCGTTTTCCTACTCTGTTGGTTTCCCTGTTTCTTCACAATTTTGCTGGATCCCTATTTGAACTTCTCTACTCCTGTAGTTTTGTTTGATGCCTTGACATGGTTTGGCTATTTGAACTCCACTTGTAATCCCTTAATATATGGtttcttctattcctggtttCGCAGAGCGCTTAAGTACATTTTGTTAGGCAAAATTTTCAGCTCACATTTCCACAATACTAATTTGTTCACTCAGGAAGAAACTCAGTAG